GGGGCGGATTTACCTCGAGCAAGAAGAGCAGCGACGGTTCGAGACTTCGGTGCAGGCGCGGATTGGTCACCGGTGGCGCCCTCCAGGCGGTGCGGCGTCGTGAGGGCGTGGGTGAGCACGGCGAAGGAGCGGATTGACCTGACCGTGGGGCAGCCTGACCGCGACGGCAGCGCGTGCAGAGAGGAAGGGATACAGGATCTGCGTGGCGGAGCTGGACGGTGGTTGGTCGTAGTGCGGGGGCAGCCTGGCGTGCGTCCGGCGGCCGCGACGGCAGCAAGCGCGGAGAGGAAGGGTTAGGGGAGCTGCGTGGGGGAGCTGCGCGGCGGTTAGCGCGCGCAGAGAGGAAGTGCTAGGAGAGCTTCGTGGTGGAGCTGAACGGAAGAGGAAGGGAGTTGCGGAAAGGTATACGGGAGAGGCAGGCCAATGAATACGCTATGACGATATCATCcgggtctttttagttgtagagatttgaTATCCAATTTCCAGCCCTTTGGATATTGCCCACGATTTCTGCAGATTCCGAAATCGCCGTTTGTTACTCCGTACATTTGATCCGATGTCGCACGCCGTCTGGGTGCTTCGACCATGGTTCCGTGCAAGCTCCATCCACCGCCCACGCGACACACATGCTCGAAATCGAGCCCACGCGCTGAGACGGCGACCTGGAGGTCAACTTTTTAACTGCAGCAGCCATGGCAGATGGCGCCCTCCTCACTGTTCCCACTCCCCTGTCTAGCGTCCACTGTCCACCTCCCGCGAGTCCGTGACGCGTCACCGTCACCGTCCTTCCTCCATCGTCGCAAACGAGCCCAGTTGGCGATTTGCTTTCGAACCGCACTTGCCCTCCTCTGTTCCCTCCTTTCCCAACTCCTTCTATAGTTGGCTTCTCGCCACCCTCTCTGCTTTCGATCAGCTTTCCCCACTTCTCCCCTCGACTCCCCGGTTCCCCTTCCCTCCAACTCCAATCCATGGCGTCCACGGATCGCTCCACGCCGGCGgaggaccagcagcagcagcagccgcagcgCCCGTCCCTCTTCTCGCCGTACCAGATGCCCCGCTTCCGTCTCGCTCACCGGTGAGCCTCCCTCGCGCCCGCCCCTTTGATTCTTCGCCGGGTACTCATgcgtgtctctctctctctctgtgtgaACGCGCGCGCAGGGTGGTGCTGGCGCCGATGACCAGGTGCAGGGCGCCCGACGCGATCCCGGGCCCCGCGCTCGCGGAGTACTACGCGCAGCGGTCCACGGAAGGCGGCTTGCTCATCTCCGAGGGCACCATCATCTCGCCCTCCGGCCCTGGGTAATCAATCATCTCCGCTCTGTGCTTCCGGCCGTCGATCCACGTCTCCGGTGACCCCCGTGCTGGGGGGTCTTAGATTACTGCTGCGACACCATACTCTGGTCTCCCCCTTTTGATGTCGCTTTCATGTGAGGCATGTGCGCAGCCTTGGGCGGAGAGATGCGCGCGAGATCTGGTGGTCTGGTGCAGACGTGGTCCTCTTGCCTGCGATGGGTGGTTAGGTCAATTAGCCATGGCGTGCCAATTATCGGTCGGTATTTGGTGGGAATCGCAATACTATAGTAGTAGCACATGCTGTATTACTATTCATCATGTGGGTTTGGTAATGGTATAGTACTTGGACTAGTATGctatatagtttttttttttaaaaaaaaatctggaGGGGTTTGCACCCCTGCAGTGAATTAATAGACTGAAAAAAGGTTCAAGTTACAAACAAGCAAGGAGGATCAGATAGAGAAAAAAATCAAGAAACATAAAAGGAATAGTATGCTATATAGTCAGTGCTGATTCAGTGGCCTGAACAGATTGGATCTGTTGGTATGTTGTTCAAATGCTGCAGTAGAGGTTGAAAAACTAGATAAACTTGACGCCTTCTCGGCTTCTCCTGACCGGTGGCCTTATGGAGAGGGGTTGTTGGGGGTTTAAATacagaagttttcatggatcatACCTACTGAACATGGAGATCTGGAGCAATCGTGCTTATCTGCTTCAAATAAAGTTGTTCTCATGTACATTAGGCGCTTAGCTACTGAGTGATGCTCTGGACTCGCAAATTATTTTGTCTCTGAATCAAGCAAgacctgacaaatgttttagacAAAATAGTGAAATGAATTGAGGTATCCCTCGGCTACTGAATCTACTAGGAATGCATTGCGACAGAAAAGGCGGAAAGGGATCAGTATGATCCTTTCCCCTATACATTCTATAACACTAAAGTGTGATCGTGTTATAGAGCCCATAGCTCTGTAGAGATTCTTTTTTATACTTATTTTGGATGAACTTTTAGCATGCTGTTTTACATCTGTACATATCTTCAGTGTGGAACATTAAGTGGCAACAATTTGTTCTATCAGGTTCCCTCGTGTCCCTGGGATATACAATCAAGAGCAGACTGATGCATGGAGAAAGGTGGTTGATGCTGTTCATGCCAAGGGAGCTATTTTTTTCTGCCAACTATGGCATGTAGGGAGAGCTTCTCACCAAGGTATGTTAACAgtccgtgcaattttctactacTAAACAAATATATTTCACGATTCTGCAATTCCTCATAAATTACATTGCATCACTGAAAATTTCTTGTAGTTAGATTATATCTGCCTTAGGGATTGTTCGGTTTTGGTAGGGATTGGAGGGGATTAATAAATCCCTAACAAGTCCTTAATTAAGTTTTAATGCTTCAACTGTGAAATTATATTCAGTCGGAAAAGGTTATCTTTTGATGTAGTCATTGTTTGTTGGCAatataaggatgatctactcagGGTCAGTAGGGACCAGAAAGTTTCTGTCTTGGAATTGGACAGTTACCTGGTTCCCTAGTTTTTCACTGTAATTGCTTCTTCTCTGAGAGAGCAAGGAACaactgctgcctttcattgatgTACAGTCAATGCACTACAGTCTGCGCCTCTTCAGATAGTAGATTACACATTACAGTACTCAAAGTAATATGTGCTATTTTAGTAATTCACCTTGTCTATCACTCGATTGTATGCTTATCTAAATTCACCTGATACCGTGCATGTGCTTGATTCATCTAACAGGGCTACTGATGACTGTCATTAGTGTCTTCACTCTAGCCGTGCATAATATTGTATTTTTGTTTGAACTTACTGATATCAACGTAGAGTGTCACAACATCAGGGGCTGATAATATTTATTCACCATTTAGTGTACCAACCAATCATTTTAATTTTCTTTAATCTGAGCTTTGGCAGCAGCAAATTTGGTATGAGCCAAACCAATTGATATTGACTGAAAGCCACTAATGTTTTTCCCCACCAATCAGTATATCAGCCGGGTGGTGCTGCTCCAATATCCTCAACTGATAAGCCAATATCATCAAGATGGAGGATACTGATGCCCGATGGATCCTATGGCAAGTATCCAACTCCGACGCGCCTAGCCACATCCGAGATACCAGAAATTGTTGAACAGTATCGGCAAGCTGCCATAAACGCCATCAAAGCAGGTACACGGATGAACATGCATCAATTCTCGATGATTACACATTGGACCCCAACCCAAACCATAGTCAGTCTCATAAACGATCAGAAAATCCTTCTGTTTACTACATGCTCATCTGGAGATGAAATGTGCTTGCAGGTTTCGATGGCATTGAGATCCACGGCGCCCATGGCTATCTCATCGATCAGTTCCTCAAGGACGGTATCAACGAGCGGACTGACGAGTACGGTGGCTCACTCTCCAACCGTTGCCGGTTCCTCCTGGAGGTGACCCGAGCCGTGGTCTCTGCCATAGGTGCAGACCGCGTCGCGGTCCGCGTGTCCCCGGCCATCGACCATCTCGACGCCTACGACTCCAACCCCCTGCAGCTCGGCTTGGCCGTGGTGGACCGTCTCAACGCTCTCCAGCAGGAGGTGGGGCGGCTGCTGGCCTACTTCCACGTGACGCAGCCACGGTACACGGCGTACGGGCAGACGGAGTCCGGCCAGCACGGGAGTGCCGAGGAGGAGAGCCGGCTGATGCGTGCCCTGCGGGGTGCCTACCGTGGCACGTTCATGTGCAGCGGCGGGTACACGCGGGAGCTCGGCGTGGAGGCCGTCGAGTCCGGGGACGCCGACCTGGTGTCGTACGGGCGGCTGTTCATCGCGAACCCGGACCTGGTGGAGCGGTTTCGGCGCGACGCCCCGCTGAACAAATACGTGCGCAAGACGTTCTACACCCCGGACCCCGTCGTCGGTTACACGGACTACCCATTCCTCGGCCAGCCTAAGGCGCGCATGTGATTAGTAGGTTGCTAATCATAAGAGGCGGACTATTGTTTGTGTATTGTCAATTGTGACTTGAGAAAATAAGCAAACATACGGTACTCCTACTGTAGATGTGTTACCAATATCCGGGTCGCAGATTGTATCCTGATAGTGCAAAGAGAAAATAGTGTACTTAATGGGGGAAATGGGTGTTCTTATTCAAGTTTCTCCAGGCCTATTTGCACTCTTGAAAATGCATACGCTCGAGGGTCGTGACAAGTCATCAGTTCCACACAGTGGGTGAATCTGGTATTCTGATAGATTTTCCACAATTCCACCCAATCAATTAGTACGCCTAATCGTTGTGGTTGTAAGGGTCTTGACAGTGTGCTTTGTTATATTATGCTGATTCCACATCTAAATGTTGCTCTATCTATTTGAGTGGTTAATTTGGATATCGGTTGTTCAGTTGTTAGGCTTTGTCATAGCATATGAACCTTCAGAAAGTTCAGAGAAAGCTTTTAGCCTAAAAATTTCAACTTTGTCACAACATATGCTCATGATGGTTCTTTCAACCTGACAATCTCTGATCAGTTATTTTGTTTTGTAAAATAGCTTGGCATTTTATTAAGACATGGGCTGTTCTGTTTTAGCTGATTGCTTTGATCAAGTCACTTAGTAATGATTCTTCAGAATACCTATAGCATGGGAACGTTTAGCATAGTATACCTTCTGTTCTTACTAGTTGCTTGCCATTTCTTAAATTTAAAGTTTGTAGCATTTGATCAGTTGCTATGGAAGTTGTGCTGGTCCGCCGTCGATGAGCAGAAGGCTCGGCCAGTTACCACGAGTAGAAGGCGTCGTCATCCCAGGCTATATAGGCAGGTCAATGCCTCAATCCCTGGTGCGTGCAGTACTGATCCAGATTTTCTTCTTATTTCCCTCTTCATTTCTTCATTTGTGTGTTTGATTGGTCTTGAAATTACTAGCATTTTTTTTAAAGTAGAGAACTGTGGGAAAGAGTTAGGCCTAGGCCAAAAGGTTAAAAAAAAACTGTACACCATCAAGTGCGTGAAAAAACTACTCTAAAAAAAGTGCGTGAAAAAACTACAAACatgggacaatatttgccaaactCTTTGCTCCTGCTATGCACGGAATTACTAGCATTTAGAGCTGGAATCTATAGGCAAATGGTTTGTAACATTGTTCAGAATTTCAGACTCAAACATATATAGGCTACATAGCCATTATATTTGCAATGTCAGAATACTAGATTTTCGTTGTGACAAGTTAGAGTTAGGGATGTTTGGTTCAGAAATTGTGTTTCTCATGTACTGCAATTGTGAGAATCGTCACTACTTTTTTTTTCACGAACATGCATACGTGCGTATTTCTATTTCATTAACAAGGGAGGGAACAACAGTTTGTGAAATATTTGATTCATAGTAAGTCTGTTCTTTTTGTAGCGTATACTCCAGGCATAGGAAGCTGAACATGTAGAATATTCTGTTCTTTTTGTATAGCTCACTTGAAAGTTCTAAACAACCATAGAAATAATTGTTCATTTCTATGTCCAGTTCATTTATGATATTTCTGTGCACATAACTTGGTATTCTGAACCGAAAACCTTTTACATCACCCTTTGTGAAATGAAGATTTATATGAATTATTTAAGAACCCACAAACAGGGGAATGGTGACCATAATTAGGAGAATGATGACTACAAACAGGGGAATGGTGACCATAAACAGGGGAATGATGACCACAAACAGGGGAATGGTGACCATAAACAGTTGCTAACTTGAATTTCTTTCTTTGGACtttagttgaactttgtacaaCCAGCAACTATCTATATCATACTTTTGTTGTACAAACTTAAAAATGATGatctatatttttttcatttaaatCCCTGCCAGCAACCAAGCTGTAGCATTCCTGCAATTGATTAAGATTAGCAAAGCACTTGCTGATGTTTAGACAACAGTCAAGCTATAGCCACAATGGAAGAAGGTATATGGCTTGTCATAATGCTCTCTGGTTtacaatttattatttactCAGTTGTCAGATTGCATCCTGTTCTTTGTTATGATATAGAGTAATTTCATAAGAAGTGTATTTGGAGGCAATGGAGCGCTATGAAGAGGTGAGACTTAAAAGGAAGATCCATGTTACTCAGTTTCATTGATGTTTTCCCTCCAGTAAATGAGATTTATCTGATTTGTAGATTACGTTTTACCCTGGTGTAGGCAAGCTGCATTTTCAGATAGCCTTGTAACACAATTCATAAAATACAGAAGTCTCAAGAAAAATCAAGAGGCTTTCTCAATTGGCAAGGGAGAAGAAGGAAGCCCTTTATGTAGTTACTTCAAAGATTTTGTTGTGCAAGCAAGACATGTGCACAAGCCAAACATCTTAATTGTGTAGATACTCGAGTGATCTAGCTTGGTTGTCTTAGTATTTTTGTGAAAAATTGTATACAGACACTGATGGTTTCAATGAAAATTGTGAACTACATTTAGTCAATTTTGTGTTTCATGTTTACTGTGAGTTTGGATGGTTAATAATGTTCAAATGGATGATATTGTATGCTTATGGAAGATTAATTAGTTCATATTATGCCTAGTGTTATGCAGTTGGTCGCTATGAACATATATCATTGGACCAATGGTATATGTATATAATAAGTGTCAAACTATGAGTCGCTATATCTACATAATAGTGTCTGACCATTGGTGGTTATAAGTTATCAGTCATTATAAATTCATACCAACGCCACGATCAACGATCTGGGGGAAGAGTCAGTATAGATGTATAACAAACGATCATAAGTCTTAAAACTTAAAAGCCACTTATATGACAACATATAAATGTTAGGTTGATCTCAGGCCCAGCCCAACGGCTGGGGCCTTTTCCCTCTGgatcgcgccctgatcgggggcgcccaaccgatctatggttggtgggcccccgaCGCGCTGCGCCACATATAAATAGGAGTAGGGGGCTACAGGCACACAACACGAAGTTCGTCGTGCGCCGCCAAACCCTACTCACAACCCTAGGTCGCCGATCGACAGTGTGCAGTGGCGTCGGGAAGCACCACCGCGCTGTCACCCTTCTACTCCTTCCCCGCCGTCGTTGGGCAGTGCCGCTGGAGGCCCGAAGGACGATGGGATCTACATCGCCGCAACCTCAACACCCTCGCCATGGACGCCACCGGATCTGCACCCGCCGCTGACGGTCGAAACCTAAACTCCCAGATCTGTGTCTCTTTAATTCTATTCCGATATACTAGATCTACTGTGTGTATATGTACCAATGTCTTTACTTGTATCTAGTATCCCAACCCGATATACTGCTAGTAGATCATGTCTTTCTATCAATGGTATCAGCCGATCTAGTAGTAGATCGGGTTCGAGGTTTACCCAGCAAGTAGAAGGAGGGGATTTTCGAAATCCTAATCCTACCTCAGTCAAATCGAGTTTTTCCTAACCCTAGCACCCAGATCCAAACGCAAAAGGATGCATAAGCACAGATCGGGGAAGGGGAAATCCAACCCTAAAAGCAAGAGGATGGACAGGAACTGTTCACCTACCTGTGGCGCGGTCGTATTGCATCGTCAATTGCCCTCCGGCGCGCAGGACGGGGCAGACAGACCGGCCGAGGGACCACGCCAACGCGTGGCTCTCCGTAACCCTCTGCCCAGCGAGGCAACGCGCTTGAAGCCGCTCGACGGCAGCGCGCTCCGCAAAGGCGAGCGCGCACACCGGCGAGGGGACTCGGGGCGGCGCCGTTTCTTCTCCAGCCGCCGAGATtggcgctgctgctgcggcATCCATGATGCTGGCGACGGCGCGGGCTGGACAGAGAGCAAGAACTAAGGTTTTTCTGCGGTGGAGAGAGAAAGGCGCCAGCGGCTCCTTCTCACCGGCGTCGGGCCACCTCGGCCGCGGCTGCTGCAGGCGCTGTGCGGCGTCAGGAAGCAAGAGAGAAGGGGAAGAGAGAGGGCGTCGGCGCCAGAGATGCTGAGAAATGGGGGCTAGGGTTTAGGGGGCGAACCGGCCTGGGGTTTTGATCACCCGAAATCAAAGGATGGCCGTCGGATCGTCATCAACGGCCAGGATGACACTGGGCCACTTTCGGTCCAGGCGGGATGGGGATTTCCCGGCCCAGGCTCAGGTTGCGGCCTGGGCGCGGGGGGCGCCTGCGCGCCGGTCGGCCATGGGCCGTTTTCCCCTAACTGGGCCGCGAGCATCCAGTCagcgaagaaaaaaaaactggcaGCCCTGGGCGCTGCGCGCTGCTGGGCTGCATCTGGTCGTGGGCCGAATGGCTGGCCGCGGCCCGTTTAAGCATAGTGATtccttttatattttattttattttcagaaGCATTTAAATAATTGTTTTGCTCAGTTTTAAATTCTATTTAATTTGCACCAACGTGTATATTATTTAGAAAGCACAGTGAGCAAGTTATGCTTCTGAAAATAGCAAGTAAATTAACGTTTTCCGCTGCGCAAGTTATTTCTTCGTTCTCATATTAAATTGAACCAACGGGATATTTAATTTGAGACACGAGTTTTAAAGcctagatttttttttgtgatATTGTTATTTTTTGACCAACGTTAATAATAGCAATATTGCAAATTCCAAGTTCTAATTTTAtgcatttattctattctgcccAACGGTGAGTAGAATTTATGTAGAGAGTTAATTTTTGTATATCTTGATTTTGACCaacgttaaattaagatatgcaATTATTTTTCCTAGATTTAATGTTGATGTTCTCactattttctcatatttaatttcAGACCAAGCACTCAATGCGATGCACTTCATCAGTGCAATCCCAAAGCTGACGGGGCAGAACTATGTTCTGTGGCGCGAGGAACTTGATGCAGCTCTAGCACTTGTTGAGATAGATTTGGCTCTTCAGGAGCCAAAGCCTACTGAGCCAGAGGAGCCCGAAAGGGCTCAGAATGAGACCGATGAAGCTTTTGCTAATCGGAAGCGAGACTTTGCTCCCATCAGAGCAAAGTATGATCTTGAGAAGTACAAGTGGGAAAAGTTAAACCGCAAGTGCAAGATTGTCATCAAGAAAACCATCACAGAGGGCTTAAGAGGTGCTATCCCAGAATGTGACACAGCAAAATAATACCTTGAGATAGTGAAGAATCGGTTCACTGGTTCCACCAAAACTCATGCTTCCACCCTGATCCAGAAACTCACTAATATGAGGTTCACAGGGGAGAGTGTGAGAGAGCACATTCTGAGCATGAGCACCATGGCAGCCAAGTTAGAGAAGCTAAAGATGCCCCTCGCTGATGGTTTCATCATTCACCTAGCTCTAAACTCACTTCCCAAAGAGTATGAGACTTTTGTAGTTAACTACAACACACAGCCAGAGGAATGGGATTTAGAGAAGGTGATTGCTATGTGTGTGCAAGAGGAAGAAAGGCTCAAGAATGCAAATGGTGGTTCTGTGAACTTTGTGAAaggaaagaacaagaagccaTTCTACAACAAGAAAAGCTCCAGATGCCTCCACCTCCCAGAACAAGGGAGGAATCTCTTCACAGCCTAAAGCACAACCAAAGCAAGACAACCAGCACAGGCAGGAGGACCCGGATCGCTGTAGATGGTGTAATGAGACAGGGCATTGGAAGCATGAATGCCCTAAGTTCATGAAACATTGCCTAGTGAAAGGTGAGGACATTATAAATTTTGTTGATGAATCCTTATATCTAAGTTATGCTAGATCCACAAGGTGGATTGACTCAGGTGCAACTGTTCGTGTTGCAAACTCTTTGCAGGGATTCAGTGGAGGGAGAACCCTTCAAAGAGGAGAAAGACAGATTAAGGCGACCACTGGTGTTGAAGCTGAAGTTCAAGCTATAGGAAATTTATCTCTAGATTTAGCTAGTGGCTTTACTCTTGAGTTGCATGATGTTCTTTATGTTACCTCTTTAGCTAGAAATTTAATTTCAGTTTCATGTTTGTCAGACTATGGTTTTGATTGCCATTTCAGCAAGAATGATTGTAAGCTACagttaaataataaatgtgtgggtcttgccttccgacaagacaaactttatttattatctATGTCTGAGAATGTGAATGCTGAATGTAATAATGCTGAGAATGCAATACCCGCAGATGCtagcaagaaaagaaagagaattgATTCCTCATCGAAATTATGGCACTGTCGTTTAGGCCATATTTCGAGGGGGAGAATAGAGCGCTTAGTCAAAGAATCATTCCTCCCACCACTAGAACTCTCAGAGTTAGTGCAACACGTTGATTGCATTAAAGGCAACTTAGTAAAGAACATAAAGAAAGGCGCTAAGCGAAGCACAGGAGTACTAGAATTGATCCACACAGACATCTGTGGACCTTTTCCAGTGACATCTGTGGATGGTTTTGATtccttcatcacattcacaGATGACTACTCTCGTTTTGGATACATCTATCTAATCAAAGAACGCTCAGAAGCTTTAGACAAATTTAAGATATTCAAGGCTGAGGTTGAAAACCAACTAGACAGAAAAATCAAAGTAGTAAGATCTGACCGTGGGGGGAGTACTACGGTCGACATACCCCTTATGGACAAGTTCCTGGACCTTTTGTAAGGTTCTTACAGGAAAATGGCATAGTAGCCCG
This window of the Sorghum bicolor cultivar BTx623 chromosome 7, Sorghum_bicolor_NCBIv3, whole genome shotgun sequence genome carries:
- the LOC8080649 gene encoding 12-oxophytodienoate reductase 7, encoding MASTDRSTPAEDQQQQQPQRPSLFSPYQMPRFRLAHRVVLAPMTRCRAPDAIPGPALAEYYAQRSTEGGLLISEGTIISPSGPGFPRVPGIYNQEQTDAWRKVVDAVHAKGAIFFCQLWHVGRASHQVYQPGGAAPISSTDKPISSRWRILMPDGSYGKYPTPTRLATSEIPEIVEQYRQAAINAIKAGFDGIEIHGAHGYLIDQFLKDGINERTDEYGGSLSNRCRFLLEVTRAVVSAIGADRVAVRVSPAIDHLDAYDSNPLQLGLAVVDRLNALQQEVGRLLAYFHVTQPRYTAYGQTESGQHGSAEEESRLMRALRGAYRGTFMCSGGYTRELGVEAVESGDADLVSYGRLFIANPDLVERFRRDAPLNKYVRKTFYTPDPVVGYTDYPFLGQPKARM